The sequence AGCATTTAGGGGTCATAGAAATGAGATtacaaaatttattattattattattattcttatttaaTTACCAGTCCATGAGAACTGTATTGGAAAATCTTGGGAACCATGAAGTATAGGTGCACTGCTTCTGCAAGCTTCGTGTTCCCGCCATATCTGTTGCAAGCCATACAAAAGCTACTAGATTCCTGAATACCATCATGTTTCTCTATACATGCTCATTTGCTGAAATGTTCTATTGTCTTTCTTATAACAATCATGTGCCTTTTGGTCAGGTATGAGGGGCAGCATGATATGCTCTATAACCAGACATTTAACCTTGATCAGGTTGCATTTGCATCTGAGGGAATTAAAGATGCTCGACAGACGGTATGTTTTAAAGCTTCTCCTGGTTAAATTTGGTGATATAATTGGGTTCCAAGCATTCACTGAGAGTATTTTTCACCACCTGTAAATGGTAGGAGGGAATCTTGACATGTATTCTAAAACTGACGAAAATTCAGATTGTGAAAATGCTGCTTGATTCCTTCCAACCATCTTTAAATGCTGAGAGATTTAGGCTTACTACTCTCGGTGAAATGCCCATATCTTAATACGATTTTCACTGGGACTCTGTACTGAACTAACTGCTGCTTTTGTTTTTTAGATGTCAGCTTTGAAATCTGCTAATAAGGAGTTGAGGGGAATGATGACAACTGTGAAGATCCAGGACATAGATGTATGATTCCTCCCTCTTCTGTTCTCAGGACATGCATGTTTGTATTTGGGTGAATGATGTTCATAGACTCGGCTAATTTTAAAGATCTATTTGCTAATTGCACAAATAATTACACTATACTATTAAAAAGTAGTAGTATATTGTAAATCTTACAATATACTATTAAAATGtggtaatttattttattatttaaaatatttgtaCAGCCTTTGTCGGTATGACGTTTAAAAGGACTGTCTCAGGCACCTTGTATTCATCAGACATGGATCACCCATCAGTTTACAAGTTATGTAGCTCTTATGCTGCTTGTGGCTCAACGTCATTTCAGGAGCAGAAAtaatttgtgatttttggaatttctactcGTAGAAGTATttcacccacacacacacacacaaaaggttTACTTGGCTCTTTTTTGTGGTATTGGAAAGAAAGAGCCCTTTCGTATCACATGAGCATTGTTTCCTGATTTTTGGAAACTCTACTGGGTGGAAATCCCAAGAACCATGAATGCTTTTTCTCCTGGCCTGAGCCAAATGCAAGTTAGATTCTCATTGGCAGTTAAGATCCTAAACTGATCTagtcctttttctttttggtctAACATTTAGAAAAGTGGGTATATGGCATCGTAATCTGAGGGCACGCCGGCATATCTTCAACCTGATAAGGAACCAGATTTCGATGCTGAACTCAATTTGCCTTCGGTGCCATCAGGGCATGCAGCAGGGCCCAACAGACAGAATGCCCAGGTAAATTCATCATCAGttattttatctacatcattGTCTTCATAAATTGAAGGAGATTTTGCTGATGGCTACCTCTAGTTGTATGTAATCAAATATGGTAAGAGGCAATATATGAACCTTGAGCAGAGGATATGCACagtatggttcagtgatccagaaaatctgtttgtgggtcccattgtgaatgGATTATACCTTCAAAATCTCCTCAACAGGACAACATCAATTCCTAACCTTTTGACCTGTGGCCTGTCAGTAGGTGAtgatggaggaaaaaaaaaaaactttaaagacCCACAtccaactgaaaaaaaaaaaagagccccaGAATTGGTTGGTAGGGTCATCTGACCTACGAGTTTTTTGGGCATGCTCCCTCATCGTGGGGTCAAATTTGCCAATGggctggattactgaaccataggCCCCACTTATTCACTGAAACCTGAGATTTCTGTGCAATGAGGTTTGCTAATCCATGTGGGTGGGCACATGCCACCCACATGTGCCCACCTAGAACATGTGAGAAATCCAAGCCAAAGTGATTCCATGGCCCACAGTGTTGTATTAGGCTGCTCCACTCATAATCAGGACCACAATGTTTTAAACAGAGGGGTGGCTTAGAAAAACTGGGCCAAGATTATtcagctgtccatttgtttcatagACTATGACACGCCCCTTatcagtggaccagcctgattttcagacCAGGGCATCTACATGGTTGGACCCACTTGATAGATGTCAGGGATCTCGCCCATGGGTGATGTTGGCACGTGTAGATGGGCTGCCATATTTTTTTCTCCCCCAATACGAAGACTTGATAAAATTTAATATTGTAAATGTTTTAAAACCTAGATTGGACTGGCGTCAGTCCGTCGGACCATTTGGACGAAAACCTGACACTAAAATGGTctgggtcaccttaaaaccctgTCAGCTATTTGATAatgttttaaataaataaatataagtaaCTACATTAATGTCAAAGCTCAAAACCACAGCTTTCTTGGAAATCAATTGCTCTTAACTGCTAGGCTAACAGCAGATTGTCTGTTAATTCTCTATGCCTTTAATGATTTTGAATGAAGTAGATTTCCATGCCAAAACCGAGCAGGCGTGGTCAGTTGACCAAACCACCCACAAAAATTGTTgttaaaaagatgtcttaaatctggagATCTTCAACTAGCCCTGAGAAAGTTCGGCTTGAAGTCCAGCAATAACGTATTTGGAATCCCCgagatcttcgaccagttgaaggacaGGCTTAACCAGTCgaagggtccttcgaccagtcgaagctatGGCTCGACTcgttgagggttacgcagattgtgcacggattgcgtaaatttgaggtggttttcagGGAGGTGCGTAAGTCGGAGTTccctaactataaataggagtccctagggccattctaaggcatgctaaggctttctaaagtattctaaagggtttctagggttttaaagggtgtagcaagggtgagattcgaggttgttcgaatcagacAAGTccattttctttgtaatttatgctttcatagtggatttattgtcgctttgtgccatggttttttcccaagaaggttttccacgttaaatctttgtgctctcttgtgtttgcttggtgctcttggattgctatcctagatccatctctgtgtaatTCCGTAGCACAATCCCCAACAAAAATAGGGTCAATGTGTTGTCCTGGTTTCAAAACAATTATTAGTCTCAGCAA is a genomic window of Magnolia sinica isolate HGM2019 chromosome 15, MsV1, whole genome shotgun sequence containing:
- the LOC131227123 gene encoding vacuolar protein sorting-associated protein 60.1-like, whose translation is MACISCTRIEGLYEGQHDMLYNQTFNLDQVAFASEGIKDARQTMSALKSANKELRGMMTTVKIQDIDKSGYMAS